TTCTTGCCCTCGAGCCGGTAGGGCTCGCGCAGCGTGCCGGCGTCGAAGATCGCCCCGTTCGACTCCGCGATCAGCTCGGCCACCCGCCGGCCGGCGTCGCTGATCAGCCCGTCGATCAGGCGTAGGTCGGCCCCGGCGGCGACGCACTCGCGCCGGCAGATACTCGGCGCCTCCAGCGGCATGACGATGGTCGCACCCATCCCGGCACGCGCGGCGTACGTGGCCCAGGCCGACCCGGCGTTGCCGTTGGTGGGCATCGCGATCCGCTCGACACCCAGCTCACGGGCCCGGCTCACGCCGACCGCCGCGCCGCGCGCCTTGAACGAGCCGGTCGGGATCAACCCCTCGTCCTTGACCATCAGGTCCGAGATGCCGATCTCGGCGCCGTACGCCGGGGCGCGCAGCAGCGGCGTCCAACCCTCGCCGAGCGTCGTGACGTGCCGTGGGTCGCCGACCGGCAGCAACTCGCGGTAGCGCCACAGGTCGGCCGGGCGCAGCGGGAAGTGTTCCGGGGTGACCGCCTTCGCCACGGCCGGCAGGTCGTAGCGGGCCAGCAGCGGAGAGCCGCACTCGCAGAGGTTCTGCAACACCTCGGCCGCGTACTCCCGACCGCAGCGCGGGCAGTCCAGGTGGGTCAGGTACACGTCGCTCCTCGCCGTCACACCGCGTCGATGCGCAGCCAGTGCCGGCTGCGCCGCCCCGGCTCATAGACCGAGTCCAGCCGCTTGGCGACCACGCCCGGCAGGCCCTGTTCCTGCCCGGCGCGCAGGGCCTCGTCGCCCGCGCCGGGGAACCACGGCGGAGTCTGCCAGTGCGTACCGGCCAAATCCAGCCCATCGAGCAGCTCCCGGCGTTGCGCGTACGGCACGTCGACGCTGCTCACGCCCTCAAGCCAGAGCAGGTCGACGACCAGGTACTGGGCGCCCGTGGGAACCCGGCTGCCACTGGCCGGGCGGACCGGGCGGACCCGTCCGGCACCATCGATGCGGACCAGCACGCCGTCGAGCACCGCCTCGGTGGGCGCGAGCGCCTCGGCCATCGCGCGCAGCCACGGGTACCCGCCGGTGATCTCCTCGTCGGTCTCGGAGAGCAGGCGCAGTCGCCCGCCGGAGACGTACGCCATCGCTCGGACCCCGTCCCAGCGCAGCTCGTAACCCCATGCGGCGCGATCGCGGGGGAGCCCGGCGGCGGCCGTGGTGTGCATCGGGCGGACCAGGTCGGGCATTGGCGTCCAGCCCGCCGGCGCCGGGTCGGTGCGCCGGACCATCCAGTCCCGCTCCCCGGTGGCGAAGAGGACGTAGCGGCCGGACGTCCGGCCACCGGAGAGCGTCACGATCACCTCGTCGTCGCGCCACTTCTCGCTCCGGTAGGTGCCCCGGTCGTGGATCGTCATCCGGCCGCCGCCGTACTCGCCCGCGGGGATCTCGCCGGCGAAGTCGAGGTATTCCATCGGGTGGTCCTCGGTGTGCACCGCGAGGTGGTTGCGGCCCGAATCGCGGGGCAGGCCACGCGGCACCGCCCAGGACGCGAGCACCCCTTCGTGCTCCAGGCGCAGGTCCCAGTGCAGGCTGCGGGCGTGGTGCTGCTGGATGACGAAACGGGCGGTGTCACCGTTGGTGGCGGCGGCCGTGGGCTTTTCCTGCGGCACGGGCTCAGGCGTACGCGCCGCGTCCCGCCGTCGCCGGTACTCCTCCAGCCGGTCCGTCACACCCGCATTCTCCGGCAAACCGGACCAGCGCGCTGGGTGCCGGAGTGTCCGGTTCGCTCGGCGGCCGGGGGCTCGGCGGGGTAGAACGGACCTCATGGACCTCACCGACCAGCCCGCCGCCCTGCTCCCCGGTGACGTGCGGATGCCCCTGCTCGGCTTCGGCACCTGGCAGGCCACCGGCCAGGCCGGTTACGAGGCGGTGCTGGCCGCGCTCGACACCGGCTACCGGCACGTCGACACCGCCACCGTGTACGGCAACGAGCGGGAGGTCGGCCGGGCGGTGCAGGAGAGCGGGCTGCGCCGCGAGGACGTCTTCATCACCACCAAGCTCCCGCCGAACCGGGTGGGCCAGGAGCGCGCGACGTTGGAGGCCAGCCTGGAGGCGCTCGGCGTCGACCAGGTGGACCTCTGGTTGATCCACTGGCCGCCGTCGTCGCCAGCGGACAGCATCCCGCTGTGGCGCGAGCTGCTGTCCGCCCGGGACGAGAACCTGACCCGGGCGGTCGGCGTCAGCAACTACAGCACCGGGCAGATCGATGAGCTGATCCAGTCGACCGAGGAGAACCCGGCGGTCAACCAGATCGAGTGGAGTCCGGCGTTGTACGACCGGCAGCGGCACGCCGAGCACCGGGACCGGGGCGTGGTGCTGGAGGGTTACAGCCCGTTCAAGACCAGTGACCTCAGTGACCCGGTGCTGACCAGGATCGCGGGGGCACACGGCGTCTCCCCGGCGCAGGTGGTGCTGCGCTGGCACATCGACCACGAGATCGTGGCGATACCCAAGTCGGTGACCCCGGAGCGGATCACCGCCAACTTCGACGTCTTCCACTTCTCGCTCACGGCGGAGGAGATGCGCGACATCGACGCGCTCGGCGGCACCTGAGTCGGCGGTTTCCTTCAGCTAGAGCCTCGGCGCTGAAGGGTATCGACATCGACGTTCATGACGGTATACCGTGCCCGTCATCACGTTCGTCGATTCGTTCGAACCCGCCTCGCTGGAGGATCGCCATGGCCCGATCACCATCCATCCGTCTGCGCCGCCGCGGGGTCCTCGGCATCCCCGCCCTAGTGGCCGCCGCGCTGACCGTCGTCGCCCGACCCGCCTCGGCCAGCGCCGCGCCGAAGGCCGAGTGCCTCGCCGACCTGCTCCAGGACGCCTGATGGCCACCATTCCCTGGCTGGTGGACGTGCTGCGCGCCGCCGGAGTCCAGGTCGTCGTCGAGGGTGACTGGCTCAACCGGATGCGGCCGGGTTCCTTCGACCCGATCGGGGTGCTCTGGCACCACACGGCCGCGACGTCCAGCGCCAGCAACCCGCACCCGGCGCTCGGCATCTGCATCAACGGCCGGTCGGATCTGGCCGGCCCGCTCTGCCAGGCGCTCGTCGACTACAACGGCGTCTTCCACGTCATCTCGGCCGGCCGGTGCAACCACGCCGGGGCCAGCGGCGGCAGTGGGCCGATCCCGGCCGGGGACGGCAACACCCTGATGATCGGGTGGGAGATCGACTACAACGGCGTCAACCAGGAGAT
The window above is part of the Micromonospora sp. LH3U1 genome. Proteins encoded here:
- a CDS encoding threonine synthase, which encodes MYLTHLDCPRCGREYAAEVLQNLCECGSPLLARYDLPAVAKAVTPEHFPLRPADLWRYRELLPVGDPRHVTTLGEGWTPLLRAPAYGAEIGISDLMVKDEGLIPTGSFKARGAAVGVSRARELGVERIAMPTNGNAGSAWATYAARAGMGATIVMPLEAPSICRRECVAAGADLRLIDGLISDAGRRVAELIAESNGAIFDAGTLREPYRLEGKKTMGYEIVEQLGWQAPDVIIYPTGGGVGLIGIHKALHELRELGWIGDKLPRLVAVQSTGCAPIVRAFAAGADRAEPWVDAHTVAFGITVPAPLGDELILTALRESAGTAVAVDDTDILADLRDFAAREGLLLCPEGAACLTAARQLRAGGWIRAGERVVVLNTGAGLKYPDTVDVSGVPLLV
- a CDS encoding DNA polymerase ligase N-terminal domain-containing protein, giving the protein MTDRLEEYRRRRDAARTPEPVPQEKPTAAATNGDTARFVIQQHHARSLHWDLRLEHEGVLASWAVPRGLPRDSGRNHLAVHTEDHPMEYLDFAGEIPAGEYGGGRMTIHDRGTYRSEKWRDDEVIVTLSGGRTSGRYVLFATGERDWMVRRTDPAPAGWTPMPDLVRPMHTTAAAGLPRDRAAWGYELRWDGVRAMAYVSGGRLRLLSETDEEITGGYPWLRAMAEALAPTEAVLDGVLVRIDGAGRVRPVRPASGSRVPTGAQYLVVDLLWLEGVSSVDVPYAQRRELLDGLDLAGTHWQTPPWFPGAGDEALRAGQEQGLPGVVAKRLDSVYEPGRRSRHWLRIDAV
- a CDS encoding aldo/keto reductase, which codes for MDLTDQPAALLPGDVRMPLLGFGTWQATGQAGYEAVLAALDTGYRHVDTATVYGNEREVGRAVQESGLRREDVFITTKLPPNRVGQERATLEASLEALGVDQVDLWLIHWPPSSPADSIPLWRELLSARDENLTRAVGVSNYSTGQIDELIQSTEENPAVNQIEWSPALYDRQRHAEHRDRGVVLEGYSPFKTSDLSDPVLTRIAGAHGVSPAQVVLRWHIDHEIVAIPKSVTPERITANFDVFHFSLTAEEMRDIDALGGT